From the genome of Thermococcus chitonophagus, one region includes:
- the ppcA gene encoding phosphoenolpyruvate carboxylase, giving the protein MIPRIMSTQHPDNYSIPFFSHSPVLGGEDEITEAFYAYSVLGADEQMWDFEGKEVDEFVVKKLLERYPMFFRKNILGKDLRLTPRVPNPTVEKAEAKLLLETLQGITRAADYARLFYNDSIAPIFEVILPMTTSSAELERVYSLYKRIVSISDELIHDVTVREWIGEFYPKEIRVIPLFETKSALLKSSRIVKEYLDGKDFEYQRVFFARSDPAMNYGLITAVTYVKKALYELSKLEEELSIPLYPIVGVGGPPFRGGMRPDNVDAVLREYPSVQTYTIQSSFKFDNPAREVVKAVDKIKATKRGKPIPVEIPDFLMEYEVEYQSQIKILAPHIRRMASKIPDRRRRKLHIGLFGYARKVNGQALPRAIKFTASLYSIGLPPELLALNAISDKQLEKISEYYLNVYEDLEFAMQFFSYKVAEEVGLKKLADRIREFKPDIHEEYVREAESVFKGEGDVMKLAQMRGFLG; this is encoded by the coding sequence GTGATACCGAGGATTATGAGTACTCAACACCCAGACAACTATTCAATACCCTTCTTTTCGCACTCACCAGTTTTAGGGGGAGAGGATGAAATAACGGAGGCATTCTACGCTTATAGTGTTCTCGGCGCCGATGAGCAGATGTGGGACTTTGAGGGAAAGGAAGTTGATGAGTTCGTGGTTAAGAAGTTGCTCGAGAGGTACCCAATGTTCTTCAGAAAGAACATCCTGGGAAAGGACTTGAGGCTAACTCCTAGGGTTCCTAACCCAACCGTTGAAAAGGCTGAGGCAAAGCTTCTCCTTGAAACCTTACAGGGCATCACAAGGGCTGCCGACTATGCTAGGCTATTCTATAATGATTCTATAGCCCCAATATTTGAAGTAATCCTACCAATGACAACGAGTTCAGCTGAACTTGAGAGGGTTTATTCCCTGTACAAGAGGATAGTGAGTATAAGCGATGAGTTAATACATGATGTGACTGTTAGGGAATGGATAGGGGAATTTTATCCCAAAGAAATTAGAGTCATTCCGCTCTTTGAAACCAAATCTGCCCTTCTAAAGTCTTCAAGGATCGTAAAGGAGTATTTGGATGGAAAGGACTTCGAGTATCAGAGGGTGTTCTTTGCAAGGAGCGATCCTGCAATGAACTATGGTCTCATAACGGCTGTAACATACGTGAAGAAAGCATTATATGAGCTCTCGAAGTTAGAAGAGGAACTTTCAATTCCCCTTTATCCGATAGTTGGTGTTGGAGGGCCACCCTTCAGGGGAGGAATGAGGCCTGACAACGTTGATGCCGTGCTTAGAGAATATCCAAGCGTTCAAACTTACACGATTCAGAGCTCATTCAAATTTGATAATCCCGCTAGAGAGGTAGTTAAGGCCGTTGATAAGATAAAAGCCACTAAAAGGGGAAAACCAATTCCAGTAGAGATACCAGACTTCCTTATGGAGTATGAAGTTGAATATCAAAGTCAGATAAAAATTCTAGCTCCTCACATAAGAAGAATGGCATCAAAGATACCAGACAGAAGGAGGAGGAAGCTTCATATTGGCCTCTTTGGATATGCTAGGAAGGTCAACGGACAAGCCCTACCCAGGGCCATTAAGTTTACGGCTTCCCTATATTCAATAGGTCTTCCACCCGAGCTTCTAGCATTGAACGCTATTAGTGATAAGCAGCTTGAAAAGATCTCAGAATACTATCTCAATGTTTACGAGGATCTCGAGTTTGCAATGCAGTTCTTCTCCTACAAAGTGGCTGAGGAAGTCGGGTTGAAGAAGTTGGCTGATAGAATTAGGGAGTTCAAACCTGATATCCATGAGGAGTACGTGAGGGAAGCTGAGTCAGTGTTCAAGGGTGAAGGTGATGTCATGAAGTTAGCTCAAATGAGGGGCTTCCTGGGATGA
- a CDS encoding anaerobic ribonucleoside triphosphate reductase, with amino-acid sequence MEKVSDMIHEYARWGSLDVLENANRYPGPSGFFAYVMEESLKDSINLIPEVGRKAHFNGDIYIHKLPYSLYIPYCTGHSISRLLKKGLKTPTIISRPARHFDTFVDHVANYLITLQHYFSGAQAFSSVEWYAGPFIRKENLDRRKIRQNIQRLVYNLNYPTRIGLQTPFTNFTVTLDAPKKMLDGDHAVYDGKEIEPLGEYEKEAKEFFIALTEVLREGDAIGQPFTFPIPTLMVTADMIWNDPEVFEAVFTTAAKRGSFYWLNTNVVDPDASYSMCCRLNINKNELLYAFSLSGKSAEEEALEKLERQRFGGLWAMPDVTGSVNVTTINLPRIALKAKDDDKFWEEYERVLEVVRITTDWFRERYLALIRNYPHMYSMIINYLEEFPSSHFNTIGILGLPEAAAIYLNDPKLWTEGSRRDWLKAAELMKEMVEFATSKAREWMRKTGTPWNVEEVPGESAAAKLAIKDLREFPELKEYLSDPENPIYSTSIAPYYGSLELGDRIRIEEKVQKSFTGGVMMHIFLGEEPDPEALAKLTKRLMRTELVYWSYTPAITVCNKCGYSTTGLHTHCPRCGSEDVEIWSRIIGYYRPLKNWNPFRKKEFWTRRHYRGG; translated from the coding sequence ATGGAAAAAGTTTCAGACATGATTCACGAATACGCAAGGTGGGGGAGCTTAGACGTCTTGGAGAACGCAAATAGATACCCTGGGCCGAGCGGTTTCTTTGCCTATGTAATGGAGGAATCACTGAAGGACAGCATAAATCTGATTCCCGAGGTTGGGAGAAAGGCTCACTTTAATGGAGATATATACATTCACAAGCTCCCATACAGTCTCTACATCCCGTACTGTACGGGGCACAGCATATCTCGGTTGCTTAAGAAGGGCCTGAAGACGCCAACTATAATCTCAAGGCCCGCAAGACACTTCGACACCTTCGTTGATCACGTAGCGAATTACCTGATAACCCTTCAGCACTACTTCTCCGGGGCCCAGGCCTTCAGTAGCGTTGAGTGGTATGCCGGACCATTCATAAGGAAGGAGAACCTCGATAGGAGGAAGATAAGGCAGAACATTCAAAGGTTAGTCTACAACCTAAACTATCCCACGAGAATAGGACTCCAAACACCTTTCACGAACTTCACGGTAACGCTCGATGCCCCAAAGAAGATGCTTGATGGTGATCATGCGGTTTACGACGGGAAGGAAATTGAACCCTTGGGAGAGTACGAGAAGGAAGCTAAGGAATTCTTCATAGCATTGACGGAAGTTCTTAGGGAGGGAGACGCTATAGGTCAGCCCTTTACGTTTCCTATCCCAACGCTCATGGTTACCGCGGATATGATATGGAATGACCCAGAGGTGTTTGAGGCTGTCTTTACAACCGCAGCGAAAAGGGGAAGCTTCTATTGGCTGAATACGAACGTTGTAGATCCTGATGCGAGCTACTCGATGTGCTGCAGGTTGAATATCAACAAAAACGAACTCTTATACGCTTTTAGCCTAAGTGGGAAGAGTGCTGAGGAGGAGGCCCTTGAAAAACTTGAGAGACAGCGTTTTGGCGGATTATGGGCCATGCCAGACGTCACTGGCTCAGTAAACGTCACCACCATTAACCTTCCAAGGATAGCCCTTAAGGCTAAGGACGACGATAAGTTCTGGGAGGAGTACGAGAGGGTTCTTGAAGTGGTTAGGATAACCACGGACTGGTTCAGGGAGAGGTATCTGGCCCTTATAAGGAACTACCCCCACATGTACAGCATGATAATCAACTACCTCGAGGAGTTCCCCTCAAGCCACTTCAACACGATTGGGATCCTTGGACTTCCTGAGGCTGCAGCAATCTACCTTAACGATCCAAAGCTCTGGACAGAAGGTTCGAGAAGGGACTGGCTCAAGGCGGCTGAACTCATGAAGGAAATGGTTGAGTTTGCAACTTCAAAGGCTAGGGAATGGATGAGAAAAACTGGGACTCCTTGGAACGTTGAGGAGGTTCCTGGGGAAAGCGCTGCCGCTAAACTTGCTATAAAGGACTTAAGGGAGTTTCCAGAGCTTAAGGAGTACCTCAGCGACCCGGAGAATCCAATTTATTCAACGAGCATCGCTCCATACTACGGCTCCCTTGAGCTTGGCGACAGGATAAGGATAGAGGAGAAGGTTCAGAAGAGCTTCACCGGGGGAGTAATGATGCACATATTCCTGGGGGAGGAGCCTGATCCCGAGGCTCTAGCGAAGCTGACCAAGAGGCTCATGAGGACTGAGCTCGTTTACTGGAGCTACACTCCAGCGATAACCGTCTGCAACAAGTGCGGCTATTCAACCACAGGCCTGCACACGCACTGCCCCAGGTGTGGAAGCGAGGACGTTGAGATTTGGAGCAGGATCATCGGCTACTACAGGCCCTTGAAGAACTGGAATCCCTTCAGAAAGAAGGAGTTCTGGACGAGGAGGCACTACAGGGGTGGTTGA
- a CDS encoding anaerobic ribonucleoside-triphosphate reductase activating protein → MLTSGWKAVSMVDVHGKVTFTLWLCGCNLKCPFCHNWRIAEREECFELPRDAMLEELSSHSFLIDYFHITGGEPLMQWRELKGLLEDVKPLADVSLNTNLTIVGPLDELLKSGLVDHIATDIKAPPHELYGLPKNASRKLWELFLRGLRVVSEYSIPIELRIPVPKGFNVISWVEEALKHVNTDFYVVLNPLVGRPLTNPRDEEWCSRHCWPVEEVLKLKEFLENSGVRVYVSEYLLKNSEERSRLSGELSASEL, encoded by the coding sequence ATGCTTACCAGCGGATGGAAAGCGGTAAGCATGGTCGACGTTCACGGAAAGGTGACTTTCACCCTGTGGCTCTGCGGGTGTAACCTCAAGTGCCCATTCTGTCACAACTGGAGGATAGCCGAGAGGGAGGAGTGCTTTGAACTGCCCAGGGATGCAATGCTCGAGGAGCTCTCCTCCCACTCTTTCCTAATTGATTACTTTCACATTACGGGCGGGGAGCCCTTAATGCAGTGGAGGGAACTGAAGGGTCTTTTAGAAGACGTGAAACCTTTAGCGGATGTCAGTTTGAACACTAACCTGACGATAGTAGGGCCTTTGGACGAGCTACTAAAGTCTGGGCTTGTGGATCATATAGCCACAGACATAAAGGCCCCTCCCCATGAGCTTTATGGCCTCCCAAAAAATGCTAGTAGGAAGCTTTGGGAGCTATTCCTCAGAGGTCTTAGAGTGGTTTCTGAATACAGCATCCCGATAGAGCTCAGAATTCCAGTCCCTAAAGGATTTAACGTTATTTCGTGGGTTGAAGAGGCCCTTAAACACGTGAACACGGACTTCTACGTTGTCCTGAATCCCCTAGTTGGCAGACCTCTAACAAACCCCAGGGATGAGGAATGGTGCTCTCGGCATTGCTGGCCGGTGGAGGAGGTGCTCAAGCTAAAAGAATTCCTTGAAAATTCCGGAGTGAGGGTGTACGTATCTGAATATCTCCTAAAAAATAGTGAAGAGAGAAGTCGGTTATCCGGAGAACTTTCTGCTTCCGAACTCTAA
- the nadA gene encoding quinolinate synthase NadA, which produces MDLKELMEEVEKLKKERNAVILAHNYQLPEVQDVADFVGDSLELARKATKVDADVIVFAGVDFMAETAKILNPDKTVLIPTRKATCAMANMLKVRHILEAKKKYPNAPVVLYVNSTAETKAYADVTVTSANAVEIVRKLDSDVVIFGPDKNLAHYVAKVTGKKVIPVPPNGHCYVHQKFTVEDVERAKKLHPNAKLMVHPECIPDVQERADIIVSTGGMIKRACEHDEWVVFTEREMVYRLKKLYPEKKFYPARADAVCIGMKAITLRHVYESLRDMKFEVIVPEDIAEKARRAIERMLEMS; this is translated from the coding sequence ATGGATTTGAAGGAGCTAATGGAAGAAGTTGAGAAGTTAAAAAAAGAGAGAAACGCCGTAATTCTTGCTCACAACTATCAACTGCCAGAAGTTCAGGATGTTGCGGATTTCGTTGGGGACAGCTTGGAGCTGGCAAGGAAGGCAACAAAGGTTGATGCTGATGTAATAGTGTTCGCTGGAGTGGACTTCATGGCGGAAACTGCGAAGATACTGAATCCGGACAAGACAGTTCTAATTCCAACTAGAAAGGCGACATGTGCCATGGCAAACATGCTCAAGGTTAGGCACATACTTGAGGCCAAAAAGAAGTATCCCAATGCCCCAGTAGTTTTGTACGTTAATAGCACCGCCGAGACCAAAGCTTATGCCGACGTCACGGTTACATCAGCAAACGCTGTGGAGATCGTGAGAAAGCTCGATTCAGACGTTGTTATATTTGGACCCGATAAAAACTTGGCTCATTACGTTGCAAAAGTCACGGGGAAGAAGGTTATACCTGTCCCTCCGAACGGTCACTGCTACGTTCACCAGAAGTTTACCGTTGAAGACGTTGAGAGGGCCAAGAAACTTCACCCAAATGCTAAGCTGATGGTTCATCCCGAGTGCATTCCTGATGTTCAGGAGAGGGCTGACATAATAGTCTCAACTGGTGGAATGATAAAGAGGGCCTGCGAGCACGACGAGTGGGTTGTCTTCACCGAGAGGGAGATGGTCTACAGGCTGAAGAAGCTTTATCCAGAGAAGAAGTTCTATCCCGCGAGAGCAGATGCGGTCTGCATTGGAATGAAGGCTATAACCCTAAGGCACGTCTATGAATCATTGAGGGATATGAAGTTTGAAGTCATAGTTCCAGAGGACATAGCTGAGAAGGCGAGAAGGGCCATAGAGAGAATGCTTGAAATGAGCTAG
- a CDS encoding methyl-accepting chemotaxis protein has protein sequence MNVEKAVKIGIVIMLLLNIASVSGVFMYIEKSKSDGIVIDVAGRQRMLTQKMSKEALIVALGRDEYRKTLGETAKLFDESLNALLNGGKVYIHDRYYVIPPAPPNVKTQLEKVKNLWDPFYKNIQIIITSPRDSKEFKEALDYIIEHNLELLTEMNTAVGLYSSTYNKKVKILEMFLIIISIASVGIAFALFRYTSGITRKFVATYEENIKRKKSLESELRLLVEYITKLSQGDLTASLSSREGEFSKVHEALEKLKSNLVDMIKTVKGLIDVLNESSKKLLDISEQGVSSMAQINDAINQIAIEAQRQQESINEVVEGMRIVEELSNTSVQSVEEFEASMREIVEIAGEGKEKSEVSAKQIKSIQETIELVKEAVDGIREMSRNIASITDVITNIAEQTNLLALNAAIEAARAGEAGKGFAVVAQEIRGLAEESKGAAENIRVIINKIAKKIEDAVELTERSVETVTQSSESLRDTIEYLSNISMLINEIAPKLNDVKESIIKTREEAEKALKAMENLAASAEETTASTEEVTSTIQEQERIMEEIKELAQEIKGTVLSLIPIIKRFKVS, from the coding sequence ATGAACGTTGAGAAGGCCGTAAAGATTGGAATAGTCATAATGTTACTTTTAAACATCGCCTCTGTATCTGGCGTTTTCATGTATATTGAGAAATCAAAATCAGATGGAATAGTTATAGATGTCGCAGGAAGACAAAGGATGTTAACTCAGAAGATGAGTAAAGAAGCGTTGATAGTAGCCCTCGGCCGAGACGAGTATCGAAAAACCCTAGGAGAGACAGCGAAATTGTTTGACGAGTCACTAAATGCATTGTTAAATGGAGGAAAGGTCTATATCCATGATAGATATTATGTTATTCCCCCGGCTCCTCCTAATGTAAAGACACAACTTGAGAAAGTTAAAAACCTATGGGATCCTTTCTACAAGAACATCCAAATAATAATCACTTCTCCCAGAGATTCAAAAGAGTTCAAAGAGGCCCTTGATTATATTATAGAACATAATCTCGAACTTTTAACAGAGATGAATACTGCAGTCGGACTGTACAGTAGCACATACAATAAGAAAGTGAAGATACTCGAAATGTTCCTGATTATAATATCAATAGCTAGTGTTGGAATTGCATTTGCCTTATTCAGATATACTTCAGGGATAACTAGGAAATTCGTAGCCACGTATGAAGAGAATATTAAGAGAAAGAAGAGTTTGGAAAGTGAACTGAGACTGTTAGTCGAGTATATTACAAAGCTAAGCCAGGGTGATTTAACAGCTTCACTTTCTAGTAGGGAAGGCGAATTCTCGAAAGTGCATGAAGCCCTTGAAAAGCTGAAGTCTAACTTAGTAGATATGATCAAGACCGTGAAAGGCCTTATAGATGTTCTAAATGAAAGTTCCAAGAAGCTTCTAGATATTTCAGAGCAGGGAGTCAGTTCAATGGCCCAAATAAATGACGCTATAAATCAAATAGCAATTGAAGCCCAGAGACAACAAGAAAGCATCAACGAAGTCGTTGAGGGAATGAGAATCGTCGAAGAGCTGAGTAACACAAGTGTTCAATCTGTTGAGGAGTTTGAAGCATCTATGAGAGAGATAGTCGAAATAGCAGGGGAGGGAAAAGAAAAGAGCGAAGTATCGGCAAAGCAGATTAAGAGTATCCAGGAAACTATCGAGTTAGTAAAAGAGGCCGTAGATGGGATAAGGGAAATGAGCAGGAACATAGCAAGCATAACAGACGTTATAACCAACATAGCAGAACAGACAAACCTCCTGGCTTTAAATGCCGCCATAGAGGCTGCGAGAGCAGGAGAAGCTGGGAAAGGTTTTGCTGTAGTAGCTCAGGAGATTAGAGGTCTTGCAGAGGAAAGCAAGGGTGCTGCAGAAAATATAAGGGTGATTATTAATAAAATTGCTAAGAAAATTGAAGATGCTGTAGAACTAACGGAAAGAAGTGTTGAAACCGTTACACAAAGTTCTGAAAGTCTAAGGGACACTATAGAATATCTCAGTAATATATCAATGCTCATCAACGAGATCGCGCCAAAGTTAAATGATGTAAAGGAGAGTATAATTAAGACCAGAGAAGAAGCTGAAAAAGCCTTAAAAGCTATGGAGAATCTAGCAGCGAGTGCTGAAGAAACCACTGCATCAACAGAAGAAGTAACCTCAACAATACAGGAGCAAGAAAGGATAATGGAAGAAATAAAGGAGCTGGCCCAAGAGATAAAAGGTACAGTGCTTAGTCTAATTCCGATAATTAAAAGGTTTAAAGTAAGTTAA
- the thsB gene encoding thermosome subunit beta: MAQLAGQPILILPEGTQRYVGRDAQRMNILAARIVAETIRTTLGPKGMDKMLVDSLGDIVITNDGATILDEMDIQHPAAKMMVEVAKTQDKEAGDGTTTAVVIAGELLKKAEELLDQNIHPSIIIKGYTLAAQKAQEILDSIAKDVKPDDEEILLKAAMTSITGKAAEEEREYLAKLAVEAVKLVAEEKDGKYKVDIDNIKFEKKEGGSVSDTKLIRGVVIDKEVVHPGMPKRVEKAKIALINDALEVKETETDAEIRITSPEQLQAFLEQEERMLKEMVDKIKEVGANVVFVQKGIDDLAQHYLAKYGILAVRRVKKSDMEKLAKATGAKIVTNIRDLTPEDLGEAELVEERKVAGENMIFVEGCKNPKAVTILIRGGTEHVVDEVERALEDAVKVVKDILEDGKIIAGGGAAEIELSIKLDEYAKEVGGKEQLAIEAFAEALKVIPRTLAENAGLDPIETLVKVIAAHKEKGPTIGIDVYEGEPADMMERGVIEPVRVKKQAIKSASEAAIMILRIDDVIAAQKLEKEKEGEKGGSSGSDMDSEF; this comes from the coding sequence ATGGCCCAGTTAGCAGGTCAACCGATTCTAATTCTACCTGAAGGAACCCAGAGGTATGTTGGTAGGGATGCTCAGAGAATGAACATCCTTGCCGCTAGAATTGTTGCCGAGACAATAAGGACGACCCTTGGTCCAAAGGGTATGGACAAGATGCTCGTTGACAGCCTCGGTGACATCGTCATCACCAACGACGGTGCCACCATACTCGACGAGATGGACATCCAGCACCCAGCTGCAAAGATGATGGTTGAGGTTGCAAAGACCCAGGACAAGGAGGCCGGTGATGGAACAACTACGGCAGTAGTTATTGCCGGTGAGCTCCTGAAGAAGGCCGAGGAGTTACTCGACCAGAACATACACCCAAGTATAATCATCAAGGGTTACACCCTCGCAGCCCAGAAGGCTCAGGAGATCCTCGACAGCATAGCTAAGGATGTCAAGCCTGACGACGAGGAGATACTCCTTAAGGCTGCAATGACATCAATAACCGGTAAGGCTGCCGAGGAGGAGAGGGAGTACCTCGCCAAGCTCGCCGTTGAGGCTGTCAAGCTCGTTGCCGAGGAGAAGGACGGCAAGTACAAGGTAGACATTGACAACATTAAGTTCGAGAAGAAGGAGGGTGGCTCAGTAAGTGACACCAAGCTCATCAGAGGTGTCGTCATTGACAAGGAGGTTGTCCACCCAGGAATGCCCAAGAGGGTTGAGAAGGCCAAGATCGCACTCATAAACGACGCCCTCGAGGTCAAGGAGACTGAGACCGATGCAGAGATAAGGATCACCAGCCCAGAGCAGCTCCAGGCCTTCCTCGAGCAGGAGGAGAGGATGCTCAAGGAGATGGTCGACAAGATCAAGGAAGTCGGAGCTAACGTAGTCTTCGTCCAGAAGGGTATTGACGACCTCGCACAGCACTACCTAGCCAAGTACGGAATCCTTGCGGTCAGGAGAGTCAAGAAGAGCGACATGGAGAAGCTCGCCAAGGCTACCGGAGCTAAGATCGTCACCAACATAAGAGACCTCACGCCAGAGGACCTCGGTGAGGCTGAGCTCGTCGAGGAGAGGAAGGTTGCCGGAGAGAACATGATCTTCGTCGAGGGTTGCAAGAACCCCAAGGCTGTAACAATACTTATCAGGGGTGGAACCGAGCACGTCGTTGACGAGGTCGAGAGGGCCCTTGAGGATGCCGTCAAGGTCGTCAAGGACATCCTCGAGGACGGTAAGATCATCGCCGGTGGAGGTGCAGCCGAGATCGAGCTCAGCATCAAGCTCGATGAGTACGCCAAGGAAGTCGGTGGCAAGGAGCAGCTCGCCATCGAGGCCTTCGCCGAGGCCCTCAAGGTTATACCGAGGACCCTTGCAGAGAACGCCGGTCTTGACCCAATTGAGACCCTCGTGAAGGTCATAGCTGCCCACAAGGAGAAGGGACCAACCATCGGAATTGACGTCTACGAGGGCGAGCCAGCTGACATGATGGAGAGGGGTGTCATCGAGCCAGTGAGGGTCAAGAAGCAGGCAATTAAGAGCGCCAGTGAGGCAGCAATAATGATCCTCAGGATCGACGACGTCATTGCGGCCCAGAAGCTCGAGAAGGAGAAGGAAGGAGAGAAGGGCGGAAGCTCAGGAAGTGACATGGACAGTGAATTCTGA
- a CDS encoding L-aspartate oxidase, translating into MRVAVIGGGLAGLTASISLARRGVDVTIIGPKSKDSNSYLAQAGIAFPILDGDSPYSHFIDTIRAGKYLNDEAAVWSIISKAPEAYDFLISLGVTFTGNELEGGHSYPRVFTIKSETGKHMIPVLEKHAKELGVNFMRKFAEEVGIKGKKLAGVFVGGELLKFDAVVIATGGFSGLYRFTAGVQSNLGLLIGDVAMKGVPLRDIEFIQFHPTGFVGRRTYLISEAVRGAGAKLVTGDGERFVNELETRDIVARAIYLKMLEGKGVFLDARGIEDFRERFPYIYSFLRKEGIDPRKDPIPITPVAHYTMGGISVDLFYRTRIKGLYAIGEAACNGFHGANRLASNSLLECVVSGLEVSRTILREKPAREVSDAPYRGYELGDVDSLRALMWDHAGIVRDSDSLKEGIKKLDNIEVDPRLKLLAEAVLKCALKREESRGAHYRKDYPMMREEFRRSSFFLGKCFP; encoded by the coding sequence ATGAGAGTCGCTGTAATCGGCGGGGGTTTAGCTGGATTGACTGCTTCAATATCCTTGGCGAGGAGAGGCGTTGATGTAACAATTATAGGTCCAAAATCAAAGGATTCAAATTCCTATTTAGCTCAGGCTGGTATAGCCTTTCCAATACTCGATGGTGATTCTCCATATTCTCACTTTATCGATACTATAAGAGCGGGCAAGTACCTAAACGATGAAGCTGCAGTCTGGAGTATTATCTCTAAGGCTCCAGAGGCTTACGACTTCTTGATTTCCTTGGGAGTTACATTTACAGGGAATGAACTTGAGGGAGGACATTCTTATCCGAGGGTGTTTACGATAAAAAGTGAGACTGGAAAGCATATGATTCCGGTTCTCGAAAAGCACGCTAAGGAGCTTGGAGTGAATTTCATGAGGAAGTTCGCCGAGGAAGTTGGAATTAAGGGAAAGAAGCTGGCAGGGGTATTTGTGGGGGGAGAGTTACTGAAGTTTGATGCAGTTGTTATAGCAACTGGAGGATTTTCGGGCCTCTATAGATTCACCGCTGGGGTTCAATCTAATTTAGGCCTTCTGATAGGGGACGTTGCAATGAAAGGCGTTCCTTTGAGGGATATTGAGTTTATACAGTTCCATCCTACGGGCTTCGTTGGCAGGAGGACTTACCTGATAAGCGAGGCAGTGAGGGGAGCTGGGGCCAAGCTTGTTACTGGAGACGGTGAGAGGTTCGTTAATGAGCTTGAAACTAGGGACATAGTTGCGAGGGCGATCTATCTAAAAATGTTGGAGGGGAAGGGTGTTTTCTTGGATGCGAGGGGAATAGAAGACTTTAGGGAGAGGTTTCCATACATCTACTCATTTTTGAGGAAGGAAGGGATAGACCCCAGGAAAGATCCGATACCAATAACACCTGTCGCCCATTATACTATGGGTGGAATAAGTGTTGACCTATTTTACAGAACGAGGATAAAGGGACTATACGCGATAGGGGAAGCTGCATGCAATGGGTTCCATGGGGCCAATAGGTTAGCCAGTAACTCACTCCTCGAGTGCGTAGTTTCTGGACTGGAAGTTTCTAGAACCATATTGAGGGAGAAGCCTGCAAGGGAGGTTAGTGATGCTCCCTATAGAGGTTATGAACTTGGAGACGTTGATTCTTTGAGAGCCTTGATGTGGGATCATGCTGGGATAGTTAGGGATTCCGATAGCTTAAAAGAAGGCATCAAGAAGCTTGATAATATTGAGGTTGATCCAAGACTAAAGTTACTTGCTGAAGCAGTTCTAAAATGTGCATTAAAAAGGGAGGAAAGCAGGGGAGCTCACTACAGGAAGGATTATCCAATGATGAGGGAAGAGTTCAGGAGATCAAGCTTTTTTCTCGGTAAGTGCTTCCCTTAA
- a CDS encoding ATP-binding protein, with translation MLELQNPWWFNEPDRDWEFFENLTYRIKPKWLNEISLKPFSLNFVIGPRRVGKTLGVKLLIKELVKRVENRYAIFYFSCDVLEDYKDLLDILTSYLKLKKKKRVKTAFIFLDEVTLVEDWWRAIKFLIDRGEVATDVITVTGSVGITLGRHFETFGGRRGHGKTIEVMPLSFHDYYRIFYEEFFPSKGEDIFHQYLETGGYLAYLNGTLKLEDLIGFLKADLKTLNRSTELARDIIGEIIERAPSPISFNTIAKAVGISPHTVRDYIEILEAFRLILQVQYLGLDGKIYPRKERKIVIRDPLIAKALEMWSRREVERATLYEWLVQEHLYRKFGEIFYYRNSYEIDAIARNLKVEVKSGEKRGRYPKDVKVLKGSEIPEFLYWLD, from the coding sequence ATGCTCGAGTTGCAAAACCCATGGTGGTTTAACGAACCGGACAGGGACTGGGAGTTCTTTGAGAATCTTACATATAGAATTAAACCGAAATGGCTTAATGAAATATCTCTGAAACCCTTTTCCCTAAATTTCGTCATCGGCCCAAGGAGAGTTGGAAAAACACTTGGGGTAAAGCTCCTAATTAAGGAACTAGTGAAAAGGGTTGAAAATCGCTATGCAATCTTTTACTTTAGTTGCGATGTTCTGGAGGACTACAAAGACCTCCTTGATATCCTAACATCCTATTTAAAGCTGAAGAAAAAGAAAAGAGTAAAGACCGCTTTCATTTTCCTTGACGAGGTGACTCTCGTCGAAGACTGGTGGAGAGCGATAAAGTTCCTCATAGATAGGGGGGAAGTTGCTACTGATGTCATCACGGTAACGGGCTCAGTGGGGATAACTCTCGGACGACACTTTGAGACGTTTGGAGGGAGAAGAGGTCATGGAAAGACTATTGAAGTCATGCCTCTAAGCTTCCATGACTACTATCGGATATTCTACGAGGAGTTCTTTCCCTCAAAAGGAGAAGACATATTTCACCAGTACCTTGAAACTGGAGGTTATCTAGCGTACCTTAACGGGACACTAAAACTCGAGGATCTCATAGGCTTTTTAAAAGCTGATTTGAAAACCCTCAACCGCTCTACAGAGCTAGCCAGGGATATAATAGGGGAGATAATAGAAAGAGCACCCTCTCCAATTTCTTTCAACACGATAGCAAAAGCCGTGGGCATTTCTCCTCACACCGTAAGGGACTACATCGAGATACTTGAAGCCTTCCGCTTAATACTTCAAGTACAGTACCTGGGCCTTGATGGAAAGATATACCCGCGAAAGGAGAGAAAGATAGTGATAAGGGACCCGCTAATAGCAAAGGCGTTAGAAATGTGGTCCAGACGAGAGGTTGAGAGGGCCACACTCTATGAATGGTTAGTTCAGGAGCATCTCTACAGAAAATTCGGGGAAATTTTCTACTATAGGAACTCATATGAGATAGATGCAATAGCCAGGAATTTGAAAGTAGAAGTTAAGTCTGGAGAAAAAAGAGGGCGTTATCCAAAGGATGTTAAGGTTCTAAAAGGATCGGAAATTCCAGAGTTTTTATACTGGCTTGACTAG